The Aquipuribacter hungaricus genome segment CGGGCGTCAGAGGCTCTCGCCGGTGGGCGCCGCCCACCGCTCGACGGCGGCCAGCTCGTCGTCCCCCAGCGGCGGTCCCTGCGTCGCCCGCAGGTTGCCCTCCAGCTGCTCGACCGAGCTCGCACCGATGATCGCCGTGGTCACGCGCGGGTCGCGCAGCACCCAGGCCAGCGCGAGCTGGGCGAGCGTCTGGCCGCGACCGGTGGCGATCTCGTCGAGCGCGCGGGCGCGGGCGGTGAGGTCGTCGGTGACGTCGTCGCGGGACAGGTACGTGCTGCGCGTGGCCCGGGACCCCTCGGGGACGCCCCGCAGGTAGCGGTCGGTCAGCCGGCCCTGGGCGAGCGGGGAGAACACGGCCACGCCGGCCCCCGCCGCCTCGGCGGCGTCCAGCACGCCCGCCTCGGGGCGCCGGTCGAAGATCGAGTACCGGGGCTGGTGGAGCACCAGCGGGGTGCCCAGCCCGGCCAGGATCGCGGCGGCCGCCGCCGTGTCCTCCGGTGAGTAGTTGGAGATGCCGACGTAGAGCGCCCTGCCGGACCGCACGGCCGCGTCGAGGGCGCCCATGGTCTCCTCCAGCGGCGTCCCGGGGTCGCGGCGGTGGGAGTAGAAGACGTCGACGTACTCCAGGCCGGTGCGCCGCAGCGACTGGTCGAGGCTGGCGAGCAGGTACTTGCGCGAGCCGCCGTCCCCGTAGGGGCCGGGCCACATGTCGTACCCGGCCTTGGTCGAGACGACGATCTCGTCGCGGTAGGGACGCAGGTCGCCGGCCAGCACCTGGCCGAACCGGCTCTCGGCAGCGCCGTAGGGCGGGCCGTAGTTGTTGGCCAGGTCCAGGTGCGTGACGCCGAGGTCGAAGGCCCGCAGCAGGATCGCCCGTGCGGTCTCCGGCGCGCGGTCGTCGCCGAAGTTCTGCCACAGCCCCAGGGAGACCGGGGGCAGGAGGAGCCCGCTGCGCCCGGCCCTGCGGTAGTCCGTGCTCGCGTAGCGGTCGGGCGAGGCCGCCCAGGTCGTGCCGGTGCTCGTGTCCACCATGGGTCCGGTCCTTGTCTGCTGGTCGGTGTGGCGGGGCGACCGTAGCCGCGGCGGGGGCGCCCGTGCTGCGCCCCACCGCCGGCCGGCCGGCAGGGTTCGCCCGGTCTGGCTATCAAGGTCTGTGACGGACGTGCCGATGGGGCGGTGGGGGGCTCCTGCCCCCCCGTCCAGGAGAGGCAGGACCCACCGCATGGCCAGCCACCCAGGAGCGCGGCCGCCCGGCCGGCGGCGCGTGCTGCCGCGCGGGACGCCGCTGCCCGACGACGTCTGGGCCCTGCGCCACCGGGTCTTCCTCGCCGCGGCCTGGGCGGCCGCCGCCGTGGTGCTCGCCTGGGGCACGCTCAGCCACGGTCTCGCGCACGGCGTGCTCGACGCGCTGCCCGTCGCCGTCCCCTCGCTCCTGGCGACCGTGGTGTCGGTGGGCGCCCGTCGCTGGCGGCGCGAGGCCGCGTCGTCCACGGTGATGCTGGCGCTGATGATGGCCGCCGCGGTCGTGGTGCACCTGTCGCACGGGCTCATCGAGGCCCACTTCCTCTTCTTCGTGGCCGTGGGCGCGGCCGCGGCGTACCAGACCTGGGCCCCCTTCCTCACCGCGGTGGGCTTCGTCGTCGTGCACCACGGGCTGCTGGGGCCGCTGTCCGGGCAGGAGATCTTCAACCATCCCGCGGCGCAGGAGCGGCCGATGGTCTGGGCGCTGGTCCACGGCGCGCTGCTCGCCGGGGGCGCCGCGGTCGGCGTGGCCTCGTGGCGCGCGGACGAGGTGGTGCGGGAGCGCCTCGCCACCGTCGGGGCCCGCAGCCGCCTCATCGTCCGCACCGTCGAGGACGGCATCGTCGCCGTCGACGCGCGGGGGCGGGTCGTCGAGGCGAACCCGTCCGCCGAGCG includes the following:
- a CDS encoding aldo/keto reductase, whose protein sequence is MVDTSTGTTWAASPDRYASTDYRRAGRSGLLLPPVSLGLWQNFGDDRAPETARAILLRAFDLGVTHLDLANNYGPPYGAAESRFGQVLAGDLRPYRDEIVVSTKAGYDMWPGPYGDGGSRKYLLASLDQSLRRTGLEYVDVFYSHRRDPGTPLEETMGALDAAVRSGRALYVGISNYSPEDTAAAAAILAGLGTPLVLHQPRYSIFDRRPEAGVLDAAEAAGAGVAVFSPLAQGRLTDRYLRGVPEGSRATRSTYLSRDDVTDDLTARARALDEIATGRGQTLAQLALAWVLRDPRVTTAIIGASSVEQLEGNLRATQGPPLGDDELAAVERWAAPTGESL